The Solanum pennellii chromosome 7, SPENNV200 DNA segment ACTAAGGAAAGGCACACGATAACTGTGAAAGAAAAGCTTATCTGTAGATATCCACTAGCTTATGAAAGGACAGATTCTGCTTTATATgtaacatgttcataaatgtCGCTCAACAATGACATAAATGTTCTCTTCTTCCTCAATCCAACAAAGTTCTTCTATGAGCTTAGAACTTCTAAGAGTACAACCAAGATTGTTATCTAACAAAGTTTTGCTACGAGCTTAGAACTTTTAAAAGTACAACCAAGATTATCAAAACTAACAACTTTAATCACCTCAGGGAATCCAACAGAAGTTGAAGGAAATAAATAAGTACTACCTGGTTGACAGCACAAACAGCAGGAACATTCATGTCAAATAATGCAGAATGGATCGCGTCTTTTAACTGCGTTCTAGCTGCTTTATCAGATTCAGTATCTGTATAGGTAAAGAGAAGTTAGAAAGAAAAAGGAAGGCCTTGGTTTGGTACACCGAAAGATCTTACTATGCTCACTTCTTAGTAGTTGAAGATTTAATTGAGTGAGATAACTATTCAAATCTTTTAGCACCTTACCCTCTTGCTCAAAAGTCAAACGGAAGAATGTTCAAAAATAGAGTTGCATCAGCTGATTCATCAAGTAAAAATGGACACATGCATATATtgtgaaataatatttgccCTTTAAACAACAAATTGAGTCGTTGATAGGTTATATTTACACAAATTTGACTGGATTTTCAGCAACGCCCAAATAGAAACTGACCATCATAATGGCAAATTGGAATGGACACAATGATCGGCTGTGTTGAAGTTTTCACCTGCATCCTGCAAAGAATCCATAACAGCAGAAGAGAGAAATTTATAAAAGGATTCCAGCTACCTTGGGTCTAAGGAAGAAGCTCATATCTTATCTTCTAGTTCCGGTTTGTAGGGAGCTATACGTAGTACTCTAAAAAATATGTGAGGTGTGCTAGTCAAATTCTGGAAGTCATTGTGAATCCAGCCTTTTATACCTTTTGCTCTCTTAAGTGGGTAAAACTGGTGATCTATTATATGAATAGAGGAAATCTTATTagtgaattatatgataaacAATCAGGATATGTGCCACATTGACAACATAATGATACAGAGAGTCCTTTCATAGATAAAACTTTGATGCATATTCTTCTTTGCCAACCAAATGTCCGTATTACAATcaattaataatgtaaaaaatatcATAGAGGCCTGTTATATGGTGTTAAAAAGCATTTTATGAAAATCAAATTATGTTTGAGAACCAAAAACCTGTTTAGATTGCTCAACAATGGATGTTGGTTTAGGTGGTCAAGCACCTTTAAGAAAAAAGGTACATTTACGACTTCTAATGTTGTCATATGGGACCAATGTAAAATGACACCAAAAATGAACGGGACACAAACCTGGTGTATATCGTTGAAAAGAAGTGTCTCAATCTAGAATACATTGGAGATTCAATGTTGCCAAACTCCTGTCAATGGTACAATTTTTCAGGAAGGATTAGGGTGAGAATTTGCCGAGCACATGGAACAATACAAGtagttaaaacaacaaaaaagccTCAAATAGTCAAAAATGCAAGTTATTTTCACAAATTAACAACTACAACTGTTGACTCATAAGAAAGCTCACCAAAAATGTCGCTGATCTCCCTGACGGAGCACTATACTTACTCCAACCAAATTTGCAATAGCCAGACCCACCTTTTAGTGAGAAAAATCAGAAAGATAAATAAGCTCAAAGAAATCATTTCTCTTTGTACTGTTCACATAATACTCTGTTTCATTAGAGTTTATCCTCGAATCAGTAAAACAAAACAACTAGAGCATTATGCCAATTAAAAGATCGAGTGTAACACATAGAAAGGCACGCACCATCAATGATAATAGCACCGGGCACTTGAGCACGTTGACCATAAATACTCATGAATGACAATTCTGGTACTGAATTTGGAAACGTCCTACAAATCATACACCTTATTAAACCAGCTACTCATGATATCCTCATCTATACTTCACTCTTTCATCtactactccctccgtcccaaaTTAGTTCAGCTAAATTACATTAAACCAATTGCAAAGTTCACCTAATTTGACATTCAAAAAGCAGAATTGTAAAAAGGAATTTACCTAAGAGGACCAGATCTCAAGTGAGTTTCCGAGAAAAAAGTAGAATCCCACGGCTCATGCTGATTCTGAAGAAAGTAAATCCATAGGCGATTATCGTAAACAATGAATTTCCAGGATTTACATACAGAAGTCAGCTTAGCAGACTCTTTTGGCCctaaaatcttcaaaatttgaatgaaaatatCTAACGGAATCCGATCAAATTCTCCGGTGGACGCCGTCTGTATATACATCATCATCTGGTCGAACCGATCCATGGAATTGACAGTCGAAAGCGAAGTTGAGGTGGAATTGCTCGAAGTGGAACGAGTAGATACGGATTCCCATACCTTGCGTAACAACATAGCCATGGTTTTTGTGGCACGGCTCCAGTCATGAAATGGGAGAGGGTATAACAGTTTTTAGCTGAATAGTCACTCACTCTTCATGAAACTGAAACTCGTGTTCATATTTGCAAAGATACACTGATTTGAGCAACACGTGGATAATACGTCTGCcagatatatattttatcttccGCCAAAGTTAAAAAAGGTCAATTTGGCGTGCTAATGAACgattgatttaatgatttttgataattctttttatattatgttatctaacttttaagaattttagattttttcttttattaaatgataatctcgtgataaattaataaattattttaatattaattagcttataaagtatttttatttagcAATTACTAAATTAGTTTATATGTTCGAGACTGAGACGTTCAACATAAAAAGTCATCCTTTGGCCAATAAGCCAAGTCATTTTTACGAGGAAAGCACACGACTAAAGCAATCATGTTGAAAGTCAATTGTGTGTTATTCCCTCTTCTTTTATAAATTGGTGAATATTCATGTTAGACTTTTTCCAAAAAGCAACAATTCAAACCTCACTTACAAATTTATATACATGAAAACTATATATAATCAtgtaaaatatgtatataactatataaatttCTATACAAATTTCCAATATTTTAAATAACActataaaaaatcaattcaaaacaatTAGATTTTCTGCTTGCATCCCGCATTTCATTGTTCATGATCCTTTCTAAATCAAACTGATTCAGAGAAACATTATGATAAATACAACTTCTAGggatatttttgtttgtattatatttgcTTAAAGCAAGagattttgattaatttatataaaaaaaatatagaatgattaagaaattttaaaatgataaaatgaaatgaataattcaTTCTAGGTGTCTATTATATATCTCCTTAAATGTTTAGATGGCAAAGTTTACTCTCTTTGAGAGAGTTAGTAGTttaaacaatattaaaattgattcaactatactcttttataaatatatgtatttttaatcattattttttaaaattgaattttttctcTCCATGGTAGCATATGCCAATCTTTCTATCTCTCATCGAACCAAAGTCGCCAAGCCATTGCCACTATCTTCACTGGATTCATTATTGTAAACTTCTAACAACTCTTATGTAAAAAgttcaaaacaaaaacaatcaaATCCACTATCTCCAatcaccaaaaaataatttgccaatttctcttttataaattataaataagaaaaatatctcCAACGACTTTACACGGCGCGAATTTAATTATTACGTGATTAATCATTGTGAAGCACTTTCGAATCAGCTTTACATGGCGCGAATACTAGTATCATATCCATATCTATTATATTCCATATATATCCATATCTAAGGGTACATTGCATATTCCATATCCgctttatattttgtaaaatataaataaggaaaaattatttgtaataaCTTTATATGGCGtgaatttaaatatgaattgtgatttAATTTATCGTTAAGAAATACTTCCCACTGAAATTTATATGACGTGACTACTAATACTTAAACAATattgggaaaaaaaagaagacaaatGGACATTGTGATTTGAGAATGTAATAAGATAAAGAATATTTAGTATATAAGGGAAcatatgtttattatatttatctcCGCCTCTTACTCAAACCTATCGCCATCAAGCAAAAAACAATCACCTACATTTTCTCCTCAAggttagaaattatttttacctCTATCTACTTTTTACGTAGTTGATAAATTGATCAAAGATTCACATAGAAAAATCACATCTAATCTAATGTGTTTTGACTACCTTTTGGTGTTATATATCATTCATCTGGTTGTTTGTActaacctttaaatttttgttgaattaattaattagtactGTTGGAACAATCTTATGTGTTTTTCATGGTCTTATCGCAACCATGTTGTAACAGGAGGTCAAAATTAAATGTGTCTTTTCTGTGAATGGATGTTCTTTGATATTTAATGTTAAGATGTTTCTGGAATGTAGTTAATTCGCAACCTTTATATTCTCGAGTGACTTCTATGGTGGATAAGATGATTTGAACATATGAAAAGGAGATGCGTAGATGTTCTAGGAAGGAGGTGTATGAGAGGTTGGAAAGGGTGGGTTTAAAGAGGGTTAGAGGTAGGCCGAACAAGTAAATGAAAGAGGTGATTAGACTTTAGAGGACATGAAAATTTAAGTGTTGTGTTTGTACACACCTTAGATCGATGTATCGTATTGGTGTTTTGTTAGggttaaaaggtgtgaatgaagAATGAAGAGTTTGCAACTTTTCTGGTTGTGACTTTTGACTTTTCGAGGGCTTTGTGACCTTTCCGCTAAGGCACCATAAGCATTTGTTCACAGTACTGAGGGTTTTATCTTAATttcaacaacaaacaataaatTTTCTGAACTTTTTCTTATTCTGCACAAATAAATTCAGCACTTTACTATCGTTGAGTGGTTTATTCACCGTGGTTTAAGTACCAATACACGAGTAAAATCATTCTATCATGCGAGAGGATATATTCTATTAATCTCGGATACTTGAGGGGGGAAATTTCCTAAGTTACCGTTCTAAGTATTTTTGTAATACGGATTAAACAACATGTTTTAGTATGAATGTGCGTCAAATGTTTGAACTTTACTGAGTTGTTTCTTCTTCTGTTGGAATAGATAGAGTAATAGAATGGAAGATGTTTCGGCTGCTGATGTAAGGAGTGGCGCCAAAGATATTCAAGGAATGAAATGGCGTACGAAAACTACCAGGGAGAAAGTTAGGCAAAGAATACTACAATACCATATGAGGAACTGTAGAGAAAATGTTCCTCAATCAGATAAGGTACGTAATACAAACTTGTATTTTAATTACTTTCTAAATGGTTTAGAAGTTGTGTTAAAATATGGATTTGGTGTGATTTTGCCCCTTTGTATGTCAACAGGAGCACAAAACCATTAAGAAAGATTGTTTATACGATTTCAGATGGTATGCAAGATCCATTAGTCCATCGTTCTCCAACTCCCTGGTAAGTTTCACAGCTTTGTTGTGATTTGTGTGCTGAGTAAACTAGCTAGGAGGCTTACTTAGAGAATAGATTGAACAacatttttgaataattaaatcatctattcttcttctaaattttgcAACATATATAGCTGAGGAATATGGTCTGGGCAACGTCTAAGAACGATGTGTACTTCATGTCTAATTTTTCTGCCGTGcattggtcatcattgacctgCACGAAAACAGAGATTCTCGACTTCTCAGGGCATATAGTACCAATCGAGGTATGTATTTTTGTACGTCAAATTCACTCATCGTAAATTGGTTAGGACCTCCTTTTCaatcctttctttttctcttctctgtTAGAAACATCCTAACAGCTCTCCAGAGGGATTAACTGCAACTGTAGTAAGCACACTCGCGGTAAAAGATAAGTTGCTTCTTGCCGGTGGATATCAAGGACAACTTATAGTCAAGGTTTGTCAATATCCTtacaactgttttttttttataaaaaaatacagTTGGTTTTAGGACTTCCTTTATGTGCAGTATTTGGATAAACCTGGAGTTAGCTTGTGTGCTCGGCCAACATATGATGCCACAACCACTTGTATCGAGATTAACAACAGTGCCAGGTATTGCATCATCTTGCTTATTGCCTGAAACTTTCTCGATCGATAAGGTTATACTTTCTTTTTGCTTAGTGAAGATGAAGCTAAACGCGATATCTATTTCTATGCAGTGGTGCACTTCATTTTATTGCTTCATACGATGATTCTGTAGTTAGGGAATTTGATATGGAAACGTTTCAACTGTCCAACTATTTCCATTTTAACAGGCCAGTTTATGTAAGTCTGTATTCGACTAGTCTATGCATGAACCTGTTTTCGTTTATAGTATCTATCCTATCTTGATACAAAGATCTTTCAGTGATATTACTAAATCCTTTTCCGCTTTTTCTGCTCTCAGCATACATCACTCAGCCCTGATGGCAGGCTTCTCGTAGTAGTTGGGGCTGATCCCGTAGGAATGTTGGTTGACGCCAGGAATGGAATGGTATGTTTGGACATCTCAAATTCAAATGTAGTGCACCGCGAATGGACTAACAAAATCCATTTTTTACAGGctgtttcttctttgtttgGACATGTACTGGACTACTCGTATGCATCAGCTTGGCATCCTGATGGCCAAACATTTGCAACTGGGAATGAGGATAAGACGTGCAGAGTATGGGATGTTCGTAACTTGTCCAAGTCAGTCACTGTGTTGAATGGTACATTTGGATCTATTATGTCAATGCGCTACACGTCTGATGGCAGATATATGGCTATGGCAGAGCAGGAAGATTTTGTCCATATTTTGTATGTTAAAAGTGGATATGTGGTGGAACAAGAAATTGATTTCTTTGGTGTGATATCAGGAGTGTCTTTTAGTCCCGATACAGAGTCCCTTTTCATTGGCGTGAAGGGTTCCGAATTCTGTGGCCTCCTTGAGTTTGGACGACGACACAACTATTCATACCTGGATGCAATGATATGAGCACTGCACCAGTAAACAGATTATATTTGTTGTTCTATTTGTATGACATCCCTCCACCTTTATTTAGAGATTGCCAAGTTTAAATCGCGTAATTGAAACTTCTTTAGTATTGAGTGATTTCTCAATAGGCCCTTTGTAATGCGAATTTTCATTAGCCTTTATGCAAGTAaacttcataataataattgaacttcaattatttattatcaatAATTGGAGAGATTAAGTATTATTACTACTCCtcgtatatattttttgttcaaattgCAAATATAACTTtgattatgtaattaattattgacataattgaactaaaatatcaaactgaaaagagaaaaaacaaatcaaatcaaatttaatttggtTTTGAATATTGGTTTAcactttttcaaaatcagaaatCGAAAAACCCTAACCAAATAGTACAGAATCTAATCGAAAAATTGAATACACACCCTATCTATATGGGTAAAATGCATATTCCATATCtgttatattttgtaaattgtaaataaggaaaaattatcCTAATAACTTAAATATGACGCAAGTatatttctaattattattcttatttacaatttaatttctttcttcCGTGGTAGCATAAGCCAAATTTCTCCAATGCTCATCATCCCAAAGTCGTCGCACCACTACCACCATCTCCAGCGGATTCATTATTGTAAATTTCGAATAGCTCTCatgtaaaaaattgaaaaaaacaaacaaacaatcAAATCCACCATCTCCAatcaccaaaaaataatttgaatcaaATTAAAAGAATCAGTTTTGTTTCAAATGCAGTTGAACcgtacaaaagaaaaaaatattttttacttatagATCCTAATCCCTCCtgttttttagtttgttttttagATTCTCCGAATCCAATTACCTTCTCTTGATTATAAAAAAACTCCATCACACAAACTTTAATAAATTGTGGTAATATACCCACAAACATTAATCGGAGTCTCTTCCACAGGTGAAATACACGAGTCAACGGAGAGTGTTTCACcactaaaataattaagaaggGTAATAGAATCCTCGTGAAGTATGAGTATAATTGAGAATTCGGCTATAGATTGGGGgcttttgatcattttctcttttgtaaattataaataagaagAAGTATCTCTAACGACTTTACATGACGTCGACGCGAATACTAgtatcatatacatattcatTATATTCCATATATATCCATATCTAAGGGTACATTGCATATTCCATATCCgttatattttgtaaattactaaaaaagagagagagagagacaaatGGAAATTGTGATTTGAGAAtgtaataacataaaaaatatttagtatatAAGGTAAcatatgtttattatatttttctcctCAAGGTCAGAAATCATTTTTACCTCTATCTACTTTTTACGTAGTTGATAAATTGATCAAAGattcacataaaaaaatcacatcAAATCTAATGTGTTTTGACTGTAAATTCTCCTTTTGCTGTTATATATCATTCATCTGGTTGTTTGTActaacctttaaatttttgttgaattaattaattagtactGTTGGAACAATCTTATGTGTTTTTTATGGTCTTTTTGCAACCATGTCGTAACAGGAGGTCAAAATTAAATGTGTCTTTTCTGTAAATGGATGTTCTTTGATATTTAATGTTATATATGTTTTTGGAATGTAGTTAATCCGCGACATTTATATTTTCTAGTGACTTCTATGGTTGATAAGATGGTTTGAACATACAAAGAGGAGATGCACAGGAGGAGGTGTGAGAGGTTGGAAAGGGTCGAAGAAGTGAACGAGAGAGGTGATTAGACTTTAGAGGACATGAAAATTTAAGTGTTGCGCTTGTACACACCTTAGATCGATGTATCGTATCCTTGTTTTTTTGagtttaaaaggtgtgaatgaagAATGAACAGTTGTTCTTATGAAATGTCGTGACCTTTATATTCTAGAGTGACTTTTATGGTGGATAAGATGATTTGGACCTGTGAAGAGGAGATCCACAGATGTTCTAGGGAGGAGGTGTGAGAGGTTGGGAAGGGTGGTTTTAAAGAGGGTTAGAAGTAGGTCGAACAAGTAAATGAAAGAGGTGATTAGACTTTAGTGGACATGAAAATTTAAGTGTTGCGTTTGTACAACTTTAGATAGATGTATCATATCCTTGTTTTGTTGggtttaaaaggtgtgaatgaaaaatgaagaattgCGATTTTTACGAAAATTTTGCGACTTTTTTGAAGAACTGCGATTTTACTAAAGAGTT contains these protein-coding regions:
- the LOC107026085 gene encoding actin-related protein 8 — encoded protein: MAMLLRKVWESVSTRSTSSNSTSTSLSTVNSMDRFDQMMMYIQTASTGEFDRIPLDIFIQILKILGPKESAKLTSVCKSWKFIVYDNRLWIYFLQNQHEPWDSTFFSETHLRSGPLRTFPNSVPELSFMSIYGQRAQVPGAIIIDGGSGYCKFGWSKYSAPSGRSATFLEFGNIESPMYSRLRHFFSTIYTRMQVKTSTQPIIVSIPICHYDDTESDKAARTQLKDAIHSALFDMNVPAVCAVNQAVLALFAARKVSGIVVNIGFNQTSIVPILHGKVMHQVGVEVVGIGALKLTGFLKEQMQQKNIYFGSLYTVRTLKENLCYIALDYEAELSKDTNASFQIGSEGCFTLSEERFKTGEILFQPRIAGVRAMGLQNAVALCMEHCHDAELMVDDSWYKTVVLAGGSACLPGLAERLEKEVCELLPPCMSNGIRVLPPPYGVDSAWYGAKLIGNLSTFPSSWCVMKKQFRHRSRRKFMW
- the LOC107025623 gene encoding uncharacterized WD repeat-containing protein C2A9.03-like, whose protein sequence is MEDVSAADVRSGAKDIQGMKWRTKTTREKVRQRILQYHMRNCRENVPQSDKEHKTIKKDCLYDFRWYARSISPSFSNSLLRNMVWATSKNDVYFMSNFSAVHWSSLTCTKTEILDFSGHIVPIEKHPNSSPEGLTATVVSTLAVKDKLLLAGGYQGQLIVKYLDKPGVSLCARPTYDATTTCIEINNSASGALHFIASYDDSVVREFDMETFQLSNYFHFNRPVYHTSLSPDGRLLVVVGADPVGMLVDARNGMAVSSLFGHVLDYSYASAWHPDGQTFATGNEDKTCRVWDVRNLSKSVTVLNGTFGSIMSMRYTSDGRYMAMAEQEDFVHILYVKSGYVVEQEIDFFGVISGVSFSPDTESLFIGVKGSEFCGLLEFGRRHNYSYLDAMI